From Bordetella flabilis, the proteins below share one genomic window:
- a CDS encoding retention module-containing protein: MAFATPAVVMNVTGQAWIRNPDGSLSMLQAGSRIPPGAEMFTAPGASVAVRMEGGMPVLIGGDPQPATDAHQAGRNEQAPSTAVAAPVEDEWPDRTPIAHVQQALADDEQRARVIASGDNDGGNSFVRVGRIVETAGNPLLLGSLRAVHPDVHGSLESRSAASMPPRAGKELEATDAGAEKTTVAHHAVVGQGALEVPPKREASMAENHIPRLTGGTAELTEDVDVDASTGLLVSGGRLGIVDEDAGQSSFRPDARFEGGTGNGDMPLGILVFNADGSYTYSVDNAHPTVQALNAGERIVETYIVTSQDGSATSTITVVIKGTNDVPVLRSGTAELTEDLDVDAASGLLTARGQLIIADADAGQGRFQVDARFDGSTANGNAPLGTLVFNADGSYIYSVDNATPEIQALKAGERIVETYSVTSVDGTATGTITIVINGTNDVPHLSSGTAELTEDQDVDEATGLLTATGQLTIADQDAGQDSFRPHARFDGSTGNGNAPLGALVFNADGSYTYAIDNANPAIQALNAGERIVETYTVASGDGTASSTIGIVIHGTNDLPQLSSGTAELTEDLDMDASTGLLRAQGQLTIVDADTGQSRVRPQAHFDGSTGNGNTPLGTLVLRSDGSYTYSVDNAHPAIQALDAGERIVESYSVTSLDGTTTSTITIIIHGARDTPRLSSGTSELTEDLGVDEATGLLTTTGRLSITDQDAGQSSFQPEARFEGSTGNGNLALGALVFNTDGSYTYSVSNAHPAVQALKAGERIVETYTVTSLDGTATSTITIVIHGANDVPQLSSGTSEITEDLNVDESTGLITVKGQLTIADADAGQGSFQPHARFDGSTGNSNAPLGVLAFNADGAYTYTIDNAKPEIQSLKAGERVVETYTVTSLDGTATSTITIVIHGTNDVPQLSTGTSEITEDLDVEETTGLLTAKGQLTIADQDAGQDSFQPQARFDGSTGNGNAPLGTLVFNPDGSYTYTVDNARPEIQALKAGERILETYTVTSLDGTAASTITIAINGANDPADITVRYMRHPFGRGGANDHGVVVEDETIRTSGTLQVRDVDAGEDRFAAQDKVAGLYGAFSIAENGSWYYLLNNDDPAVQALGAGQTMIERFTVSSLDGTALHTVTVTIKGSNDIPGIGSGASAVTEDHDVADGRLTTHGQLTIADRDEGESRFQPHARFDGSTGNGNAPLGTLVFNPDGSYTYTVDNTNAAVQALKAGESIIETYTVTSLDGTKTGTITITLHGTDDGAAIAPHDPGDPRIPGSASDHGMVTEDVQDTTGGKLDIHDADAGQNGFVAQTLHAGNHGSFSIDESGNWTYTLANSDPAVQALGAGRTLTEKFTVSSTDGSAQHAVTVTIVGTNDVPVLSSGTVDLTEDFGVDEATGMLSARGRLTIADHDAGQSAFQPEARFNGSTGNGNLPLGTLVFSADGSYTYNVENGHPSLQGLKAGERIIETYTITSQDGTATSTITIAINGTEDGATITPHSPDSDTGQVVEDVAYTTGGRLDVQDPDPGQSQLVAQPNTPGQHGTFTIDANGNWTYDLNNSDPLVQQLSKGETLVEKFTVSSVDGSARHEVTVTIVGTNDIPTISGVSTGATAEDGASKVTGQLSVADVDIRDGHTWTVDGNPKGTYGYLAVDATGKWTYAVDTPATQALAAGQEVQDVFTIKTDDGHGGTATQTITVNITGTNDIPVIKPHASGGDRGLVIEDARPSAQGKLDITDADQGQAFFKPQTVQDGYGTFTVDANGNWTYTLDNDHPAVQALSGNDTLGPRTFTVTSQDGTTTHTVTVNIAGTNDAPSSADNAATVRLGQSHTFGINEFAFSDSHGEHDSLQSVVVTRTPDSGGLALNGQAVTQGQVIRAADIAAGKLAYTPATDGKDTSFGFAVRDTGGTDQGGRDTSAGYSFGMATHNLVVGGNEGSGGGGQGGTVPLSGGSGDDVIVGDKGGAQTTVIPGKSYNIALIVDLSDSMAAGLDSSQKPAPGQEKISLLKAALVNLVNNLEKYADGAVNLTLIGFGQTAHTIKSISGLSASNVKELIAEIGKISADHGETNYESALAMAVAWFKEQRAIDPAGNQYENVTYFLSDGMPSRTNGLRPDIADDERVLADTLKACEPLKEISAVRTIGVGVPPSSEPFFRLMGNTPERGPESARAYRQTQIWDPFELADPDPRHGERPEPAVAHTPSVHLDSGSALIFMVKFQPRGEDGYTWVLQRATANGWEEVHPEHGIYRGSNVNAVRTPSVTEAGEYRLMFELHDRTPDGHAATIAVSGLSRVDVTTITGPAGETLNVHKAADLEAALNRGLIKTERLAPGDDTIVGGDGADLIFGDTPNTDALSWAGHQSGTHDGQGMDALAGYLAAATGHSPTAEELYDYIKQHTDTLNVRDDTHGGNDSIRGGNGDDSIYGQGGNDHLHGEAGRNFLHGGAGNDTLIAGDEGDVLIGGRDHDLLLGGKGGDSFRWEQGDQGTREAPALDTIRNFSTDAVSRGGDVLDLRDLLDDPAEGDLTRYLHFTKEGNGTAIQVNTAGTGPNNGFDQKITLENVDLTNNGMLHDAAIIKDLMLKGNLLCEGQV; this comes from the coding sequence ATGGCTTTTGCCACTCCTGCGGTTGTGATGAACGTCACTGGCCAAGCCTGGATACGCAATCCCGACGGCTCCCTGTCGATGCTTCAAGCAGGCAGCCGTATTCCCCCGGGCGCCGAGATGTTCACTGCGCCGGGCGCCTCCGTCGCCGTGCGGATGGAAGGCGGCATGCCGGTGCTGATCGGCGGCGATCCCCAACCCGCCACCGACGCCCACCAGGCCGGCCGGAACGAGCAGGCGCCATCCACGGCCGTCGCGGCGCCGGTCGAAGACGAATGGCCCGATCGCACGCCGATCGCGCATGTGCAGCAGGCCCTAGCCGATGATGAACAGCGCGCGCGCGTGATCGCGAGCGGGGACAATGACGGCGGCAACAGCTTCGTGCGCGTCGGCCGCATCGTGGAAACCGCAGGCAATCCCCTGCTGCTCGGATCCCTTCGGGCGGTGCACCCGGACGTTCACGGGTCCCTCGAATCCAGATCCGCTGCGTCCATGCCGCCGCGCGCCGGCAAGGAGCTCGAGGCCACCGACGCAGGTGCCGAAAAGACCACGGTCGCGCATCATGCGGTGGTCGGGCAAGGCGCACTGGAGGTCCCGCCAAAGCGCGAGGCATCCATGGCGGAAAACCATATACCGCGCTTGACCGGCGGAACGGCCGAATTGACCGAGGACGTGGACGTCGACGCATCCACCGGGCTGCTGGTCTCCGGCGGTCGATTGGGCATCGTGGACGAGGACGCCGGCCAAAGCAGTTTCCGGCCGGACGCGCGCTTCGAGGGCGGCACGGGCAACGGCGACATGCCGCTGGGCATACTCGTGTTCAATGCCGATGGCTCGTACACCTACAGCGTCGACAACGCGCATCCCACGGTCCAGGCCTTGAATGCGGGCGAACGCATCGTCGAAACCTACATCGTCACCAGCCAGGACGGCAGCGCCACCAGCACCATCACCGTGGTCATCAAGGGCACGAACGATGTGCCTGTATTGCGCAGCGGCACCGCGGAGCTGACCGAAGACCTGGACGTGGACGCGGCCAGCGGCCTGCTCACCGCCAGGGGCCAGCTCATCATCGCCGACGCGGATGCGGGCCAAGGCCGCTTCCAGGTGGACGCGCGCTTCGACGGCAGCACCGCCAATGGCAACGCGCCCCTTGGAACCCTGGTGTTCAACGCCGACGGTTCGTACATCTACAGCGTCGATAACGCCACGCCCGAAATCCAGGCCCTGAAGGCCGGCGAACGCATCGTCGAGACCTACTCCGTCACCAGCGTGGACGGCACGGCCACGGGGACGATCACCATCGTCATCAACGGCACGAACGACGTGCCCCACCTGAGCAGCGGCACGGCCGAACTCACCGAAGACCAGGACGTGGACGAAGCCACCGGCCTGCTCACCGCCACGGGCCAGCTCACCATCGCCGACCAGGATGCCGGCCAGGACAGCTTCCGGCCGCACGCGCGGTTCGACGGCAGTACGGGCAACGGCAACGCGCCGCTGGGCGCACTGGTCTTCAACGCCGACGGGTCCTATACCTACGCCATCGATAACGCCAATCCCGCGATCCAGGCCTTGAATGCCGGCGAGCGCATCGTCGAGACCTACACCGTCGCCAGCGGGGACGGCACGGCAAGCAGCACGATCGGCATCGTCATCCACGGCACCAACGATCTGCCGCAATTGAGCAGCGGCACGGCCGAACTGACGGAAGACCTGGACATGGATGCAAGCACGGGCCTGCTCAGGGCCCAGGGCCAGCTGACCATCGTCGATGCGGATACGGGCCAAAGCCGCGTCCGCCCGCAAGCGCACTTCGACGGCAGCACCGGCAATGGCAATACTCCGCTGGGCACGCTGGTCCTGCGCAGCGATGGCTCGTACACCTACAGCGTCGACAATGCCCATCCAGCGATCCAGGCCTTGGATGCCGGCGAACGCATCGTCGAAAGCTACAGCGTCACGAGCCTGGACGGTACGACCACCAGCACGATCACCATCATCATCCACGGCGCCCGCGACACGCCCCGGTTGAGCAGCGGCACGTCGGAGCTGACCGAAGACTTGGGCGTGGACGAGGCCACCGGCCTGCTGACAACCACCGGCCGCCTCTCCATTACCGACCAGGATGCCGGGCAAAGCAGCTTCCAGCCGGAGGCGCGCTTCGAGGGCAGCACGGGCAACGGCAACCTGGCCTTGGGCGCGCTGGTTTTCAATACCGACGGTTCCTACACCTACAGCGTGAGTAACGCGCATCCCGCCGTCCAGGCACTGAAGGCGGGCGAGCGCATCGTCGAAACCTACACCGTTACCAGCCTGGACGGCACCGCCACCAGCACCATTACCATCGTCATCCACGGCGCCAACGACGTGCCGCAATTGAGCAGCGGCACGTCTGAAATCACCGAAGACCTGAACGTAGACGAATCTACCGGCCTGATCACCGTCAAGGGCCAGCTCACCATCGCCGATGCGGATGCCGGTCAGGGCAGCTTCCAGCCCCACGCACGGTTCGACGGCAGCACCGGCAACAGCAACGCGCCCCTGGGCGTGCTGGCGTTCAATGCCGACGGCGCCTACACCTACACCATCGATAACGCCAAACCCGAAATCCAGTCCCTGAAGGCCGGCGAGCGCGTCGTCGAAACCTACACCGTCACCAGCCTGGACGGCACAGCCACCAGCACGATCACCATCGTCATCCACGGCACCAACGACGTGCCGCAATTGAGCACCGGCACGTCGGAAATCACCGAAGACCTGGACGTGGAAGAGACCACGGGCCTGCTCACCGCCAAGGGCCAGCTCACCATCGCCGACCAGGACGCCGGGCAGGACAGCTTCCAGCCTCAAGCACGCTTCGACGGCAGCACCGGCAACGGCAACGCGCCGCTGGGCACGCTGGTGTTCAACCCCGACGGCTCCTATACCTACACCGTCGATAACGCCAGGCCCGAGATCCAGGCATTGAAGGCCGGCGAGCGCATCCTCGAAACCTACACCGTCACCAGCCTGGACGGCACCGCTGCCAGCACCATCACCATCGCCATCAATGGCGCGAACGACCCTGCCGACATTACGGTCCGTTATATGCGCCATCCCTTCGGCCGTGGCGGCGCGAACGACCACGGCGTGGTGGTGGAAGACGAAACCATCAGGACCAGCGGCACGCTGCAGGTCAGGGACGTCGACGCGGGCGAAGACAGGTTCGCCGCCCAGGACAAGGTAGCCGGCCTGTACGGCGCATTCTCCATCGCCGAGAACGGCAGTTGGTATTACCTGTTGAACAACGACGATCCGGCCGTGCAGGCGCTGGGCGCCGGGCAAACGATGATCGAGCGGTTCACCGTGTCATCGCTGGACGGTACCGCCCTGCACACCGTAACGGTGACGATCAAGGGCAGCAACGACATCCCTGGAATCGGCAGCGGCGCCAGCGCCGTCACCGAAGACCATGATGTCGCCGACGGTCGGTTGACGACCCACGGCCAGCTCACCATCGCCGACCGGGACGAAGGCGAAAGCCGGTTCCAGCCGCACGCGCGCTTCGACGGCAGCACCGGCAATGGCAATGCGCCGCTGGGCACGCTGGTGTTCAACCCCGACGGTTCCTACACCTACACGGTGGACAATACCAACGCGGCGGTGCAGGCGCTGAAGGCCGGCGAAAGCATCATCGAAACCTATACGGTCACCAGCCTGGACGGCACGAAGACCGGCACCATCACCATTACCCTCCACGGCACGGACGACGGCGCGGCCATCGCCCCGCACGATCCCGGCGATCCGCGGATACCGGGCAGCGCCAGCGACCACGGCATGGTCACCGAGGACGTGCAGGACACGACCGGCGGCAAGCTCGACATCCACGATGCCGATGCGGGCCAGAACGGATTCGTGGCGCAGACCCTGCACGCGGGCAACCATGGCAGCTTCTCCATCGACGAAAGCGGCAACTGGACGTACACGCTGGCCAATAGCGACCCGGCGGTGCAAGCCCTGGGGGCGGGCCGGACCCTGACGGAGAAGTTCACGGTTTCGTCGACCGACGGCAGCGCGCAGCATGCGGTGACGGTGACTATCGTTGGCACCAACGACGTGCCTGTGCTGAGCAGCGGCACCGTAGACCTGACCGAGGACTTCGGCGTGGACGAGGCCACAGGCATGCTCAGCGCCAGGGGCCGGCTCACCATCGCCGACCACGATGCGGGCCAAAGCGCTTTCCAGCCCGAGGCGCGCTTCAACGGCAGCACGGGCAATGGCAATCTGCCGCTGGGCACACTGGTGTTCAGCGCGGACGGCTCCTATACCTACAACGTCGAGAACGGTCATCCCAGCCTGCAGGGCCTGAAGGCCGGCGAACGCATCATCGAAACCTACACCATCACCAGCCAGGACGGCACCGCCACCAGCACCATCACCATCGCCATCAACGGCACGGAGGATGGCGCCACCATCACGCCGCACAGCCCGGACAGCGACACGGGCCAGGTGGTGGAGGACGTCGCCTACACGACCGGCGGCAGGCTGGACGTGCAGGATCCGGACCCCGGCCAGTCCCAGCTCGTGGCGCAGCCGAACACCCCCGGCCAGCACGGCACGTTCACCATCGACGCCAACGGAAACTGGACCTACGACCTGAACAACAGCGATCCGCTCGTGCAGCAGCTGAGCAAGGGCGAGACGCTGGTCGAGAAGTTCACCGTATCGTCGGTCGACGGCAGCGCGCGGCATGAAGTGACGGTCACCATCGTCGGTACCAACGACATCCCGACGATCAGCGGCGTCAGCACCGGCGCCACCGCCGAGGATGGCGCCTCCAAGGTGACGGGGCAGCTCAGCGTGGCGGACGTCGACATCCGCGACGGCCACACCTGGACGGTGGATGGCAATCCGAAAGGCACCTACGGTTACCTGGCGGTGGACGCCACCGGCAAGTGGACCTATGCGGTCGACACCCCGGCCACGCAGGCCCTGGCGGCCGGCCAGGAGGTTCAGGATGTCTTCACGATCAAGACCGACGACGGCCATGGCGGCACGGCGACGCAGACCATCACGGTGAACATCACCGGCACCAATGACATCCCGGTCATCAAGCCGCATGCCAGCGGCGGCGATCGCGGCCTGGTCATCGAGGACGCCCGGCCCAGCGCGCAAGGCAAGCTGGACATCACCGATGCCGACCAGGGTCAAGCCTTCTTCAAACCGCAGACCGTGCAGGACGGCTACGGCACCTTCACCGTGGACGCCAACGGCAACTGGACCTACACGCTGGACAACGACCATCCGGCGGTGCAGGCCCTGTCCGGCAACGACACGCTGGGCCCGCGCACCTTCACGGTGACCTCGCAGGATGGCACGACGACGCACACCGTGACGGTGAACATCGCTGGCACCAACGATGCGCCGAGCTCCGCGGACAACGCGGCCACCGTGCGCCTGGGCCAATCCCATACCTTCGGGATCAACGAGTTCGCCTTCAGCGACAGCCATGGCGAGCACGACAGCCTGCAAAGCGTCGTCGTCACCCGCACGCCGGACAGCGGCGGCCTGGCGCTGAACGGCCAGGCCGTGACGCAGGGCCAGGTCATCCGGGCGGCCGACATCGCGGCCGGCAAGCTGGCCTACACACCGGCCACCGACGGCAAGGACACGTCCTTCGGTTTCGCGGTGCGCGACACCGGCGGCACGGATCAAGGGGGGCGCGATACCTCTGCCGGGTACAGCTTCGGCATGGCCACCCATAACCTGGTGGTCGGCGGCAACGAAGGCAGCGGCGGCGGCGGCCAGGGCGGTACGGTGCCCCTGAGCGGCGGCTCGGGCGACGACGTCATCGTCGGCGACAAGGGAGGTGCGCAAACCACCGTCATTCCGGGCAAGAGCTACAACATCGCCTTGATCGTCGACCTGTCCGACAGCATGGCCGCCGGCCTGGACAGCAGCCAGAAACCGGCGCCAGGGCAGGAGAAAATCTCGCTGCTCAAGGCGGCCCTGGTCAACCTGGTCAATAACCTGGAGAAGTATGCGGATGGCGCCGTGAACCTGACACTGATCGGCTTTGGCCAGACCGCGCATACCATCAAATCCATCTCGGGCCTGAGCGCGTCCAACGTCAAGGAACTTATCGCCGAGATCGGCAAGATATCCGCCGACCACGGCGAAACGAACTACGAATCGGCCCTGGCCATGGCGGTCGCCTGGTTCAAGGAACAACGCGCCATCGATCCGGCGGGGAACCAGTACGAGAACGTGACCTACTTCCTCAGTGACGGCATGCCGAGCAGGACGAACGGCCTGCGCCCGGACATCGCGGACGACGAACGGGTCCTGGCCGACACGCTCAAGGCGTGCGAACCCCTGAAGGAAATCAGCGCCGTGCGGACCATAGGCGTGGGGGTTCCGCCCAGCAGCGAACCCTTCTTCCGACTCATGGGCAATACCCCGGAACGTGGCCCCGAATCCGCCCGGGCCTACCGCCAGACGCAGATATGGGATCCTTTCGAACTCGCCGATCCAGATCCGCGGCACGGCGAACGGCCGGAGCCCGCCGTCGCCCATACACCGTCGGTGCACCTGGATAGCGGGTCGGCGCTTATCTTCATGGTGAAATTCCAGCCGCGCGGCGAGGACGGCTATACATGGGTGCTTCAGCGCGCGACGGCGAACGGCTGGGAGGAAGTCCATCCCGAGCATGGCATATACCGGGGCAGCAATGTCAATGCCGTCCGCACCCCTTCCGTCACGGAGGCCGGCGAGTACCGGCTGATGTTCGAGCTGCACGACCGTACGCCCGACGGACACGCCGCGACGATTGCCGTTTCCGGGCTATCGCGGGTCGACGTTACGACGATCACCGGACCGGCGGGGGAAACCCTGAACGTGCATAAAGCCGCCGACCTGGAAGCAGCGCTGAACCGCGGCCTGATAAAAACCGAGCGGCTGGCGCCCGGCGACGACACCATCGTGGGTGGTGACGGGGCGGATCTTATCTTCGGCGACACACCCAACACCGACGCCTTGTCCTGGGCGGGACATCAGTCCGGCACGCACGACGGCCAGGGCATGGACGCACTTGCCGGCTACCTGGCCGCGGCTACCGGGCATAGCCCCACCGCCGAGGAGCTGTACGACTACATCAAGCAGCATACGGACACGCTGAACGTCCGTGACGACACGCATGGCGGCAACGACAGCATCCGTGGCGGCAACGGTGACGACTCCATCTATGGACAGGGCGGCAATGACCACCTGCACGGCGAAGCGGGCCGGAATTTCCTGCATGGCGGCGCCGGGAACGACACACTCATCGCCGGCGATGAGGGCGATGTGCTGATCGGCGGCAGGGATCACGATCTGCTGCTCGGCGGCAAGGGCGGCGACAGCTTCCGTTGGGAACAAGGAGACCAGGGCACTCGCGAAGCACCGGCGCTGGACACGATCCGCAATTTCTCCACCGATGCGGTCTCGCGCGGTGGCGACGTGCTGGATCTGCGCGACCTGCTGGACGATCCGGCCGAGGGTGACCTGACGCGCTATCTGCACTTCACCAAAGAAGGCAACGGCACGGCCATCCAGGTCAATACGGCGGGCACCGGGCCCAACAACGGCTTCGACCAGAAGATCACTCTGGAAAACGTGGACCTGACGAACAACGGCATGTTGCACGATGCCGCCATCATCAAGGACCTGATGCTCAAGGGCAACCTGCTGTGCGAAGGCCAGGTTTGA
- a CDS encoding HlyD family type I secretion periplasmic adaptor subunit, producing MTRPAAMPGRFTAGHLLRAPARFFVASLAFLSDLLLEGRKRVHPPPGLAPASGPEWTLHHGGARGARLLVWCSLAAAAALLAWAALSPIDEVVRGEGKVVPSRQVQIVQSLDGGVVKEILVQPGQAVEPGQILLKIDPTRFNSSLGENNAEYLSLLAKAARLRALATGQPFQAPEEVIAQLPVAVEAERNAWIQRTNELNATVSVAREQVKQRQEELRETQARRDQAATTCSLTSRELTVTRPLLKSGAVSEVDLLRLQRDVAKSCGEQKAAEAQIDRIEASIKEAMSKTEEAELNIRNQARSELSDTTTKLRTLSEGKLALADKVKLAEIRSPVRGTVKTLLANTVGGVVQPGKDIVEIVPTDDSLLLEVRVLPRDIGFLHAQQKAEVKFTAYDYAIYGGLEGVVEQIGADTITDERGNSFYIVRVRTARSSVGEKHLPIIPGMVAEVHILTGKRTVMQYLLKPILRAKENAFTER from the coding sequence ATGACCCGACCCGCCGCCATGCCGGGCAGATTCACGGCCGGGCATCTGCTGCGCGCGCCGGCACGGTTCTTCGTGGCATCTTTGGCTTTCCTGTCGGACCTTCTGCTGGAAGGGCGCAAACGCGTGCACCCGCCCCCGGGCCTGGCGCCCGCGAGCGGTCCGGAATGGACCCTGCACCACGGCGGCGCGCGTGGCGCGAGACTGCTAGTCTGGTGTTCGCTGGCCGCCGCGGCCGCGCTGCTTGCCTGGGCCGCGCTGAGTCCCATCGACGAAGTCGTGCGCGGCGAAGGCAAGGTCGTGCCGTCGCGCCAGGTGCAGATCGTGCAGAGCCTGGACGGAGGCGTGGTCAAGGAAATCCTGGTGCAGCCGGGCCAGGCGGTGGAGCCGGGCCAGATCCTGCTGAAGATCGACCCGACCCGGTTCAATTCTTCCCTGGGCGAGAACAACGCCGAATACCTGTCGCTGCTGGCCAAGGCCGCGCGGCTGCGTGCCCTGGCCACGGGCCAGCCTTTCCAGGCCCCGGAGGAGGTGATCGCGCAATTGCCCGTCGCCGTCGAGGCCGAGCGCAATGCCTGGATCCAGCGCACCAATGAATTGAACGCCACGGTCAGCGTGGCCAGGGAGCAGGTCAAGCAGCGCCAGGAAGAACTGCGCGAGACGCAGGCCAGGCGCGACCAGGCCGCCACCACCTGCAGCCTGACCTCGCGCGAGCTGACCGTGACGCGGCCCTTGCTCAAGAGCGGCGCGGTGTCCGAGGTCGACCTGCTGCGCCTGCAGCGCGACGTGGCCAAGAGCTGCGGCGAGCAGAAGGCGGCCGAGGCGCAGATCGACCGCATCGAGGCCTCGATCAAGGAAGCGATGAGCAAGACCGAGGAAGCGGAACTCAATATCCGCAACCAGGCGCGCAGCGAGCTCTCGGACACGACCACCAAGCTGCGCACGCTGAGCGAAGGCAAACTGGCGCTGGCCGACAAGGTCAAGCTGGCGGAGATCCGCTCGCCGGTGCGCGGCACGGTCAAGACCCTGCTGGCCAACACGGTGGGCGGGGTGGTGCAGCCGGGCAAGGACATCGTGGAGATCGTGCCCACGGACGACTCGCTGTTGCTGGAAGTGCGCGTGCTGCCGCGCGACATCGGTTTCCTGCACGCGCAGCAGAAGGCGGAGGTCAAGTTCACCGCCTACGACTACGCGATCTACGGCGGGCTGGAAGGCGTCGTGGAGCAGATCGGCGCCGATACCATCACGGACGAACGCGGCAACTCCTTCTACATCGTGCGGGTGCGCACGGCGCGCTCTTCGGTCGGCGAAAAGCACTTGCCCATCATCCCCGGCATGGTGGCCGAGGTGCATATCCTTACCGGCAAGCGGACGGTCATGCAGTACCTGCTCAAGCCCATCCTGCGCGCCAAGGAAAACGCCTTCACGGAACGTTGA